One Thiocapsa sp. genomic window carries:
- a CDS encoding pirin-like C-terminal cupin domain-containing protein, with product MTDPLFQTESVGQSRPIERLVVGQATTDGAGVNLIRVLTQPLQQRLDPFLMLDAFGSDDPDDYIAGFPDHPHRGFETVTYMIAGRMLPTGTRFEQALPIERNAFIYVYRGAVGIAGQSVPSQRMAILANAADADGVAIEAVDEARVLLIAGQPLREPIVQHGPFVMNTMQEIQHAVRDYSAGRLA from the coding sequence ATGACAGATCCGCTCTTCCAAACCGAGTCGGTCGGGCAGTCTCGCCCTATCGAGCGACTCGTCGTCGGCCAGGCGACCACCGACGGTGCCGGTGTGAACCTGATCCGGGTGCTGACCCAGCCGTTGCAGCAGCGGCTCGATCCCTTCCTCATGCTCGATGCCTTCGGCAGCGATGATCCGGACGACTATATCGCCGGCTTTCCGGATCACCCGCACCGCGGGTTCGAGACCGTCACCTACATGATCGCCGGGCGCATGCTGCCGACGGGTACGCGATTCGAGCAGGCGCTTCCGATCGAGCGGAATGCCTTCATCTATGTCTATCGAGGGGCAGTCGGTATCGCCGGGCAGTCGGTCCCGTCCCAGCGCATGGCGATCCTCGCCAACGCTGCGGACGCCGACGGCGTTGCCATCGAGGCAGTCGACGAGGCACGGGTCCTGCTGATTGCGGGGCAGCCTCTGCGCGAGCCGATCGTCCAGCATGGCCCCTTCGTCATGAACACGATGCAAGAGATTCAACACGCGGTGCGTGACTACAGTGCCGGGCGTTTGGCCTGA
- a CDS encoding iron-containing alcohol dehydrogenase — protein MQNFVFHNPTRILFGEGQIAAIGPEIPSGARVLITYGGGSVVKTGTLAEVKAALGETDYLEFGGIEPNPTYETLMQAVELARREKVDFLLAVGGGSVIDGTKFIAAAIPFEGEPWDILAKQAPITSAVPFGSVLTLPATGSEMNAASVITRSTTLDKLAFINPSVFPRFSVLDPTKTYTLPPRQVANGVVDAFVHIAEQYLTYPADAKVQDRFAEGLLLTLIEEGPKALSEPENYAVRANLMWTATLALNGLIGAGVPQDWATHMVGHEITALHGLDHAQTLAVVLPAMLQVRRFEKRGKLLQYAERVWGLRDGDEDARIDAAIERTRDFFESLQVPTRLSGYGIGADAIAPLVDQLERHGMTALGERQDVDLARSRQVLELAL, from the coding sequence ATGCAGAACTTTGTCTTCCACAATCCCACCCGCATCCTTTTCGGCGAAGGTCAGATCGCGGCGATCGGCCCGGAGATCCCGAGCGGCGCCCGGGTGCTGATCACCTACGGCGGCGGCAGTGTCGTGAAGACGGGCACCTTGGCCGAGGTCAAGGCTGCGCTGGGCGAGACGGACTATCTGGAGTTCGGCGGCATCGAGCCGAACCCGACCTACGAGACCCTGATGCAGGCGGTCGAGCTCGCCCGCCGCGAGAAGGTCGACTTTCTGCTCGCCGTCGGAGGCGGCTCGGTGATCGACGGGACCAAGTTCATCGCCGCGGCCATCCCCTTCGAGGGCGAGCCTTGGGACATCCTCGCCAAGCAGGCGCCGATCACCTCCGCGGTCCCCTTCGGCAGCGTGCTGACATTGCCCGCGACCGGCTCGGAGATGAATGCGGCCTCCGTGATTACGCGAAGCACCACGCTCGATAAACTGGCCTTCATCAATCCATCGGTCTTCCCGCGCTTCTCGGTGCTGGACCCGACCAAGACCTATACGCTGCCGCCGCGTCAGGTCGCCAACGGCGTGGTCGATGCCTTCGTGCATATCGCCGAGCAGTATCTGACCTATCCGGCCGATGCCAAGGTGCAGGATCGCTTCGCCGAAGGGCTGCTGCTGACCTTGATCGAGGAAGGCCCCAAGGCGCTGTCCGAGCCCGAGAACTACGCGGTGCGCGCCAACCTCATGTGGACCGCGACGTTAGCGCTGAACGGACTCATCGGCGCCGGCGTGCCGCAGGATTGGGCGACCCACATGGTCGGCCACGAGATCACCGCGCTGCACGGGCTGGATCATGCCCAGACCCTGGCCGTCGTCTTGCCGGCGATGTTGCAGGTCAGGCGGTTCGAGAAGCGCGGCAAGCTCCTGCAGTACGCCGAACGGGTCTGGGGTCTGCGTGACGGCGACGAGGACGCGCGCATCGATGCGGCCATCGAGCGCACCCGCGACTTCTTCGAGTCGCTCCAGGTCCCGACACGGCTCTCGGGTTACGGAATCGGCGCCGATGCGATCGCGCCGCTGGTCGATCAGCTCGAGCGTCACGGCATGACCGCGCTCGGCGAGCGGCAGGACGTCGATCTCGCACGCTCGCGGCAGGTGCTTGAGCTGGCGCTCTAA
- the lepA gene encoding translation elongation factor 4 — protein sequence MTDLSHIRNFSIIAHIDHGKSTIADRFIQFSGALTDREMSSQVLDSMDLERERGITIKAQSVTLDFKARNGEIYQLNFIDTPGHVDFSYEVSRSLAACEGALLVVDAAQGVEAQSVANCYTAIEQGLEVLPVLNKIDLPSAEPERVIKEIEEIIGLDAEDALRVSAKTGEGIPELLEALVQRIPPPQGDVNAPLQALIIDSWFDPYVGVVSLVRVMNGEMRRRDKILIMSTGRTQQVDAVGVFTPKKTERDRLGAGEVGFMIAGIKEIDGAPVGDTITRPDSPAPKLPGFKEVRPRVFAGLYTVISDDYEDLREALGKLRLNDAALNYEPEVSQALGFGFRCGFLGMLHMEIIQERLEREYDLDLITTAPTVVYEVLRSDGEIIKIDNPANLPDPGQIREVREPIIEAHILVPQDYLGSVINLCIEKRGVQKQLQYLGGQVQVSYELPLSEVVLDFFDRLKSVSRGYASFEYEFKRFQAADLVKLDVLINGDKVDSLSSIVHRALSQNRGHDITVRMKDLIPRQMFEVAIQAAIGTKVIARTTVKPLRKNVTAKCYGGDVSRKRKLLEKQKAGKKRMKQVGRVEIPQEAFLAVLQVGKDN from the coding sequence ATGACAGACCTCAGTCATATCCGAAACTTTTCGATCATCGCCCATATCGATCACGGCAAGTCGACCATCGCCGACCGCTTCATCCAGTTCAGCGGGGCCTTGACCGATCGCGAGATGTCGAGCCAGGTGCTCGATTCGATGGATCTGGAGCGCGAGCGCGGGATTACGATCAAGGCGCAGAGCGTCACGCTCGACTTCAAGGCGCGCAACGGCGAGATCTATCAACTGAACTTCATCGACACGCCCGGGCATGTCGACTTCTCCTACGAGGTTTCGCGCTCCCTGGCCGCCTGCGAAGGCGCGCTGCTCGTCGTGGATGCCGCCCAAGGTGTGGAGGCGCAGAGCGTCGCCAATTGCTACACCGCCATCGAGCAGGGGCTCGAGGTCCTGCCGGTGCTCAACAAGATCGATCTGCCTTCGGCCGAGCCGGAGCGCGTCATCAAGGAGATCGAGGAGATCATCGGTCTCGATGCCGAGGATGCGCTGCGGGTCAGTGCCAAGACGGGCGAGGGGATCCCGGAGCTGCTCGAAGCCCTGGTCCAGCGCATCCCGCCGCCGCAGGGCGACGTGAACGCACCCCTGCAGGCGCTGATCATCGATTCCTGGTTCGATCCCTATGTCGGCGTGGTCTCGCTGGTGCGCGTGATGAACGGCGAGATGCGCCGTCGCGACAAGATCCTGATCATGTCGACCGGACGCACGCAACAGGTCGATGCGGTCGGCGTCTTCACGCCGAAGAAGACCGAGCGCGACCGCTTGGGTGCGGGCGAGGTCGGGTTCATGATCGCGGGCATCAAGGAGATCGACGGTGCGCCCGTCGGCGACACCATCACCCGTCCTGACTCGCCGGCCCCCAAGCTGCCGGGCTTCAAAGAGGTGCGCCCGCGGGTCTTCGCCGGGCTCTACACCGTGATTTCGGACGACTACGAGGACTTGCGCGAGGCCTTGGGCAAGCTGCGACTCAACGATGCGGCGCTGAACTACGAGCCCGAGGTGTCGCAGGCGCTGGGCTTCGGCTTTCGCTGCGGCTTCCTCGGGATGCTGCACATGGAGATCATCCAGGAACGACTCGAGCGCGAGTATGACCTGGACCTGATCACGACCGCGCCGACGGTGGTCTACGAGGTGCTGCGTTCGGACGGGGAGATCATCAAGATCGACAATCCGGCCAACCTGCCGGACCCCGGTCAGATCCGCGAGGTCCGCGAGCCCATCATCGAGGCGCATATCCTGGTGCCGCAGGACTATCTCGGCTCCGTGATCAACCTCTGTATCGAGAAGCGCGGGGTTCAAAAGCAGCTCCAGTATCTCGGCGGTCAGGTGCAGGTGAGCTACGAGCTGCCGTTGAGCGAGGTGGTGCTGGATTTCTTCGATCGACTGAAATCGGTCAGTCGCGGCTACGCGTCATTCGAGTACGAGTTCAAGCGCTTCCAGGCCGCCGACCTGGTCAAGCTCGACGTCTTGATCAACGGCGATAAGGTGGACTCGCTCTCCTCGATCGTGCACCGCGCCCTCTCGCAAAACCGCGGTCACGACATCACCGTGCGGATGAAGGATCTGATCCCGCGCCAGATGTTCGAGGTGGCGATTCAGGCCGCGATCGGCACCAAGGTCATTGCGCGCACCACGGTCAAGCCGCTGCGCAAGAACGTCACGGCCAAGTGTTACGGCGGCGACGTGAGTCGCAAGCGCAAGCTGTTGGAAAAGCAAAAGGCCGGCAAGAAGCGTATGAAACAGGTCGGCCGTGTCGAGATCCCGCAGGAGGCGTTTCTTGCGGTGCTCCAGGTCGGCAAAGATAATTGA
- the lepB gene encoding signal peptidase I, translating into MNFDFPAFLVLASVVTGGIWLIDAVMFAPRRRRLAEAAVGGGALSDQTRPAYKEPVLVEYARSFFPVIFAVLVLRSFLVEPFRIPSNSMMPTLLTGDFILVNKFAYGLRWPVLNSRFLEIGDPQVGDVVVFKFPQDTSVDYIKRVVGVPGDEIAYRNKTLYRNGEPVAQLPIGRYTGVGSGAEMTGAREALEKLGEVEHRILTRQNAPDLPPGCRVLASNPIKVPEGQYFAMGDNRDNSNDSRCWGFVPENNLVGKAFGIWMHWDGRRDGSPIAWGRLGNGID; encoded by the coding sequence ATGAATTTCGATTTTCCTGCCTTTTTGGTGTTGGCATCCGTCGTGACCGGCGGGATCTGGCTGATCGATGCGGTGATGTTCGCGCCGCGTCGTCGTCGCTTGGCCGAGGCTGCGGTCGGCGGAGGCGCGCTCTCCGATCAGACAAGACCGGCTTACAAGGAACCGGTTTTGGTCGAGTATGCGCGCTCCTTCTTTCCGGTTATCTTCGCCGTTTTGGTGCTGCGCTCCTTTTTGGTCGAGCCGTTTCGGATCCCGTCGAACTCGATGATGCCGACGCTTCTGACCGGGGATTTCATCCTGGTCAACAAGTTCGCCTACGGGCTGCGGTGGCCGGTGCTCAACTCCCGCTTCCTCGAGATCGGGGATCCTCAGGTGGGCGACGTGGTTGTATTCAAGTTTCCGCAGGACACCTCGGTGGACTACATCAAGCGTGTGGTCGGTGTTCCGGGCGACGAGATCGCTTACCGAAACAAGACGCTCTATCGCAACGGCGAGCCGGTCGCGCAGTTGCCGATCGGTCGCTATACGGGTGTCGGATCGGGGGCGGAGATGACCGGGGCGCGCGAGGCGCTCGAGAAGCTGGGCGAGGTCGAACATCGGATCCTGACGCGACAGAACGCCCCCGACCTGCCGCCAGGGTGTCGGGTCCTGGCCTCTAATCCGATCAAGGTCCCGGAAGGCCAGTACTTCGCGATGGGCGACAATCGCGACAACAGCAACGACAGTCGCTGCTGGGGTTTCGTGCCCGAGAACAACCTGGTCGGCAAGGCATTCGGTATCTGGATGCATTGGGACGGACGTCGTGACGGTTCCCCGATCGCCTGGGGACGTCTCGGCAACGGGATCGATTGA
- a CDS encoding DUF4845 domain-containing protein yields MLSILVILSLVIFFVTLLFKLGPAYMGFWTIKSVMDNVAEQSTPISGGTREIANQIGKRLDINNVDQVSAKDFKIRRTGENLYEVTLDYEQRQHVFFNIDTVLTFAYQVEVKGQ; encoded by the coding sequence ATGTTGTCGATCCTCGTCATCCTCTCGCTGGTGATCTTTTTCGTGACCCTCCTGTTTAAGCTGGGTCCGGCATACATGGGATTCTGGACGATCAAATCCGTCATGGATAATGTCGCCGAGCAATCGACACCGATCAGCGGCGGCACACGCGAGATCGCCAATCAGATCGGCAAGCGGCTCGACATCAACAATGTGGACCAGGTAAGCGCCAAGGATTTCAAGATTCGGCGTACCGGCGAGAACCTCTACGAGGTGACCCTCGACTACGAGCAGCGTCAGCACGTCTTTTTCAATATCGACACGGTCTTGACCTTCGCCTATCAGGTGGAGGTGAAGGGCCAATGA
- the rnc gene encoding ribonuclease III, whose protein sequence is MNADPLRLARLIGHKFAREELLLQALTHRSAGSANNERLEFLGDALIGFVIAEALWRRFPEADEGTLSRMRASLVKRETLAALARGLDLGDYLHLGAGELRTGGYARDSILADAFEALWGAVYLDAGFASTRELVLRLFATRLAQTSATHAGKDPKTQLQEWLQAQRRPLPEYTVVATGGDQHAQTFVVSCALADADLSTRAEGGTRRGAEQAAAHAMLEQLKNV, encoded by the coding sequence GTGAACGCCGATCCCCTCAGGCTCGCTCGGCTCATCGGACACAAGTTCGCGCGCGAGGAGCTCCTCCTTCAGGCGTTGACCCACCGCAGCGCAGGATCCGCCAACAACGAGCGTTTGGAATTTCTCGGCGATGCCTTGATCGGTTTCGTGATCGCCGAGGCGCTGTGGCGGCGCTTTCCCGAGGCCGATGAAGGGACCTTGAGCCGCATGCGCGCCTCCCTGGTCAAGCGCGAGACCCTGGCCGCGCTGGCCCGCGGGCTCGATCTGGGTGATTACCTGCATCTGGGTGCGGGGGAGCTGCGTACCGGCGGCTATGCCCGAGACTCGATCCTCGCGGATGCCTTCGAGGCCCTCTGGGGGGCCGTCTATCTGGATGCGGGATTTGCGTCGACACGCGAGCTGGTCTTGCGTCTGTTTGCCACGCGCTTGGCGCAGACCAGCGCGACCCATGCCGGGAAAGATCCCAAAACCCAACTGCAGGAATGGCTCCAGGCCCAGCGCCGGCCGCTCCCCGAATATACGGTCGTGGCCACCGGCGGCGATCAACATGCCCAAACCTTTGTCGTCAGTTGCGCGCTCGCCGACGCGGATCTCAGTACCCGCGCCGAGGGCGGTACCCGACGCGGTGCGGAACAAGCGGCGGCACATGCCATGCTGGAGCAGCTCAAGAATGTCTGA
- the era gene encoding GTPase Era translates to MSENIVGRCGTVAIIGRPNVGKSTLLNRLMGQKLAITSHKAQTTRHSILGIKTRPEGQILFVDTPGIHQRGANALNRYLNRAARTAISDTDLALFVVEALRWTDEDAAALEAIANAGVPVIAAVNKVDRISNKEDLLPYLQDLGQRHAFVDLIPVSAANGDQVDVLELALLRGLPEGEPVFPEDQITDRSERFFAAELVREQLVQRYGEELPYRTTVEIERFEEAGGRYKINALIWVERQSQKAIIIGRQGEALKAAATQARLEMQKVFGCPVHLEVWVKVKKSWSSDEAALGRLGYGDGPLDGRGGS, encoded by the coding sequence ATGTCTGAAAACATCGTCGGTCGTTGCGGGACCGTGGCCATCATCGGGCGGCCGAACGTCGGCAAGTCGACCTTGCTCAACCGTCTGATGGGCCAAAAGCTCGCCATCACCTCGCACAAGGCGCAGACCACGCGCCACTCCATCCTGGGCATCAAGACGCGTCCCGAGGGCCAGATCCTCTTCGTCGACACCCCGGGCATCCATCAGCGCGGGGCGAACGCACTCAATCGCTATCTGAATCGCGCGGCCCGCACGGCGATCAGCGATACCGATTTGGCGCTCTTCGTGGTCGAGGCGCTGCGCTGGACCGACGAGGACGCCGCAGCCCTCGAGGCCATCGCGAACGCGGGCGTGCCCGTGATTGCGGCCGTCAACAAGGTCGACCGCATCTCGAACAAGGAGGATCTGCTGCCCTATCTGCAGGATCTCGGTCAGCGTCACGCCTTCGTGGATCTGATCCCGGTCTCGGCGGCGAACGGGGATCAGGTCGATGTGCTCGAGCTCGCCCTGCTGCGCGGCCTGCCCGAGGGCGAGCCGGTCTTTCCCGAGGATCAAATCACCGATCGCTCCGAGCGCTTCTTTGCCGCCGAGCTGGTGCGCGAGCAACTGGTGCAGCGCTACGGCGAGGAGCTGCCGTATCGCACGACGGTGGAGATCGAGCGTTTCGAGGAGGCCGGCGGGCGCTACAAGATCAACGCCCTGATCTGGGTCGAGCGCCAGAGCCAGAAGGCCATCATCATCGGTCGGCAGGGCGAGGCCCTGAAGGCCGCCGCCACGCAGGCGCGCCTGGAGATGCAGAAGGTGTTCGGCTGCCCGGTGCATCTGGAGGTCTGGGTGAAGGTGAAGAAGAGCTGGTCGAGCGACGAGGCCGCCTTGGGACGTCTCGGCTACGGAGATGGACCCCTGGACGGGCGCGGGGGCAGTTGA
- the recO gene encoding DNA repair protein RecO, giving the protein MFQAFVLHRRDYGNTSLLLEVFAAGRGRFPAIAKGARRARHPTSALLQPFQPLWLDAVGRGEVLTLTRVEAAGPAIGLLGRPLLCGFYLNELLVRLLGRDDPHDPLFAFYHAALTGLASGEDLESLLRQFEIRLLDELGYALALDVEAGCDRPVVPAGTYVLVPGQGMLQAQADDRAERISGATLLALAQGDPLAPHQLREARALLRRLLEPHLGGRPLKSRELFRRFAVASAPISGSGSGSEPGAAPCTSRDSTHVGITNRSLES; this is encoded by the coding sequence TTGTTTCAGGCCTTCGTGCTGCATCGGCGCGATTACGGCAACACCAGTCTCCTGCTCGAGGTCTTCGCCGCCGGGCGAGGGCGATTCCCGGCGATCGCCAAGGGTGCCCGCCGAGCGCGCCATCCCACCAGTGCCCTGCTCCAGCCGTTTCAACCCCTGTGGTTGGATGCCGTCGGCCGCGGCGAGGTCTTGACCCTGACCCGGGTCGAGGCTGCCGGGCCGGCGATCGGTCTGCTCGGGCGCCCGCTGCTGTGCGGCTTTTATCTCAACGAGCTGTTGGTTCGCCTGCTCGGTCGCGATGATCCGCACGACCCGTTGTTCGCCTTCTATCATGCCGCGCTGACGGGTTTGGCGAGCGGGGAGGACCTTGAAAGCCTGCTCCGGCAGTTCGAGATTCGGCTGCTCGACGAGCTGGGCTACGCGCTCGCTCTGGATGTCGAGGCCGGTTGCGATCGGCCGGTCGTCCCTGCGGGGACCTATGTGCTCGTCCCCGGACAGGGCATGCTGCAGGCGCAGGCGGACGATCGCGCCGAGCGCATATCCGGTGCGACCTTGCTCGCCTTGGCGCAGGGCGATCCGTTGGCCCCGCATCAGCTGCGCGAGGCGCGGGCACTTCTGCGGCGCCTTCTGGAGCCCCACCTCGGAGGGCGTCCGCTGAAAAGCCGCGAGCTCTTCCGGCGCTTTGCCGTCGCGTCCGCCCCAATCTCCGGATCGGGATCCGGATCGGAACCGGGAGCGGCGCCGTGCACCTCTCGCGACTCGACGCATGTCGGAATTACGAATCGGAGTCTTGAATCTTGA
- the pdxJ gene encoding pyridoxine 5'-phosphate synthase, which yields MTSQTAAGVLLGVNIDHVATIRRARGTRYPEPIQAALVAEQAGADSITLHLREDRRHIQERDVELLCGILQTRMNLEMAATAEMGDIACRLKPADCCLVPERREELTTEGGLDVRANRPHLQDFCARLADAGIRVSLFIDADPDQIEAAHAVGAPVIEIHTGHYTDAETAAARAEELARIRRAVNLGLSLGLQVNAGHGLDYHNVKAIAAIPGVRELNIGHAIIARAIFSGLDQAVRDMKDVIDTAVAAGP from the coding sequence TTGACCAGTCAAACCGCTGCCGGGGTCCTGCTCGGCGTCAACATCGATCATGTCGCGACCATTCGCCGTGCGCGCGGGACGCGCTATCCGGAGCCGATCCAGGCCGCCCTGGTGGCCGAGCAAGCGGGCGCGGACTCGATCACGCTGCATCTGCGCGAGGATCGTCGCCACATCCAGGAGCGCGATGTCGAGCTGCTCTGCGGCATCCTGCAAACCCGCATGAATCTCGAGATGGCGGCCACCGCCGAGATGGGAGACATCGCCTGTCGGCTGAAACCGGCCGATTGCTGCCTGGTGCCGGAGCGTCGCGAGGAGCTCACCACGGAAGGCGGTTTGGACGTTCGTGCGAATCGGCCCCACCTGCAGGATTTTTGCGCACGCCTGGCCGACGCCGGGATCCGTGTCTCGCTGTTCATCGACGCCGATCCGGACCAGATCGAGGCAGCGCACGCCGTGGGTGCACCCGTGATCGAGATCCACACCGGGCATTATACCGACGCCGAGACCGCCGCTGCGCGCGCGGAGGAGCTGGCCCGCATTCGACGCGCGGTCAACCTCGGGCTTTCGCTCGGTTTGCAGGTGAACGCCGGGCACGGCCTCGACTACCACAACGTGAAGGCGATCGCGGCCATTCCGGGCGTGCGCGAGCTCAACATCGGCCATGCCATCATCGCCCGCGCCATCTTCTCGGGCCTCGATCAAGCCGTTCGGGATATGAAGGACGTGATCGATACGGCGGTGGCTGCAGGGCCCTGA
- a CDS encoding sugar phosphate nucleotidyltransferase, protein MSTETLILVLAIDRGAGPAPLTEHRTKAAVPFGGKFRVIDFTLANCLHSGLRQVLVLTQYKSHSLHKHLRDGWSIFNPELREFITPVPPQMRESQEWYAGPFDAIRQNRYLIERSRARQILVLDGGAVYRMDYAELVRAHAESKAEITVAVRAVNGRGSGTQARVELTEGERIAGFSPPASAPLENLLAAPIPDETERLETMGVYVFDRGFLLEEMARLDQERRDEGAVADTDLALDIVARVVADHRVVAYRFGQDRGRVTPDRYWCDLASIDAYYQANMALLRAEPPLDLYQADWNIHTYQGQYPPARTVPGATSGNEGIFVNSMLAAGTVISGGGVNHSVLFPKVRVQDGAIVEASILFNGVTVGQGAHLRNCIVEKDVEIPPRTQIGHDPKADRERFTVSEKGVVVVTKIP, encoded by the coding sequence ATGTCTACAGAGACGCTCATCCTTGTCCTTGCCATCGATCGCGGTGCGGGTCCCGCTCCGCTGACGGAGCACCGCACGAAGGCGGCGGTGCCCTTCGGGGGCAAGTTCCGCGTGATCGACTTCACCTTGGCCAACTGTCTGCATTCCGGGTTGCGACAGGTCCTGGTGCTGACCCAATACAAGAGTCACTCGCTGCACAAACATCTGCGCGACGGCTGGTCGATCTTCAATCCCGAGCTGCGCGAGTTCATCACCCCGGTCCCGCCGCAGATGCGCGAGAGCCAGGAGTGGTACGCCGGTCCCTTCGACGCCATCCGTCAGAATCGCTATCTGATCGAGCGCAGCCGTGCCCGGCAGATCCTGGTCTTGGACGGAGGCGCCGTCTACCGCATGGATTACGCCGAGCTGGTGCGCGCGCATGCGGAGTCCAAGGCCGAGATCACGGTCGCGGTTCGCGCGGTCAACGGGCGCGGCTCCGGGACTCAGGCGCGGGTCGAGCTGACCGAGGGCGAGCGTATCGCCGGGTTCAGTCCACCGGCGTCGGCGCCGCTCGAGAATCTGCTCGCCGCGCCGATTCCGGACGAGACCGAGCGCTTGGAGACCATGGGTGTCTATGTCTTCGACCGTGGTTTTCTGCTCGAAGAGATGGCGCGTCTGGATCAGGAGCGCCGTGATGAAGGCGCGGTTGCCGACACGGATCTGGCCCTGGATATCGTCGCACGCGTCGTCGCCGATCACCGTGTCGTCGCCTATCGTTTCGGCCAAGACCGCGGGCGGGTGACCCCGGATCGCTACTGGTGCGATCTGGCCTCGATCGACGCCTATTACCAAGCGAATATGGCCCTTTTGCGCGCCGAGCCGCCTCTGGATCTCTATCAGGCCGACTGGAACATCCACACCTATCAGGGCCAGTATCCGCCGGCCCGCACGGTTCCGGGTGCGACGAGCGGGAACGAGGGCATCTTCGTCAACTCCATGTTGGCCGCGGGCACCGTGATCAGCGGCGGCGGGGTCAATCATTCGGTCCTCTTCCCGAAGGTGCGGGTGCAGGACGGGGCCATCGTGGAGGCATCCATCCTCTTCAACGGCGTGACGGTCGGGCAGGGCGCGCACCTGCGCAACTGCATCGTCGAGAAGGACGTGGAGATCCCCCCGCGGACGCAGATCGGACACGATCCGAAGGCCGACCGCGAGCGCTTCACCGTCTCCGAGAAGGGCGTGGTGGTGGTCACCAAGATTCCCTAA
- a CDS encoding endonuclease III domain-containing protein, whose translation MDAAALQGVYARLLDAFGAQDWWPAQSAFEVMIGAILTQNTAWTNVERALVRLQSRVPLDAESILALDPLELADALRPSGYFNVKSQRVRAFCGAYLQAGGHRGLDALTTPELRARLLAINGIGPETADDILLYAFDRPVFVVDAYTRRIFERLGLLAGGETYDGIRRAFEQALGPDVPMLKEYHALIVSQGKEVCRTRPACERCALRRTCAAAAARPSDSFTSSRTSQRRRRGTTASEETP comes from the coding sequence GTGGACGCCGCTGCGCTGCAAGGTGTCTATGCGAGGCTGCTCGACGCCTTCGGCGCACAGGACTGGTGGCCTGCGCAGAGCGCCTTCGAGGTGATGATCGGGGCGATCCTGACGCAAAATACCGCCTGGACGAACGTCGAGCGCGCATTGGTGCGCTTGCAGTCGCGTGTTCCGCTCGACGCCGAGTCGATCCTCGCCTTGGATCCGCTCGAGCTCGCCGATGCGCTGCGGCCTTCCGGGTATTTCAACGTCAAGTCGCAGCGGGTGCGGGCGTTTTGCGGGGCGTATCTGCAGGCCGGCGGCCATCGGGGGCTGGATGCGCTGACGACACCCGAGCTGCGCGCTCGGCTCCTGGCGATCAACGGGATCGGCCCCGAGACTGCCGACGACATCCTCCTCTACGCCTTCGACCGCCCCGTCTTCGTCGTCGATGCCTATACGCGCCGGATCTTCGAACGCCTGGGTCTGCTCGCCGGCGGGGAGACCTACGACGGCATTCGTCGCGCCTTCGAGCAGGCACTCGGCCCTGACGTGCCGATGCTCAAGGAGTACCATGCGCTCATCGTGTCGCAGGGCAAGGAGGTCTGTCGGACGCGTCCCGCATGTGAGCGTTGCGCACTGCGCCGGACCTGCGCCGCGGCAGCGGCGAGGCCCTCGGATTCATTCACTTCATCGCGCACGTCGCAGCGGCGTCGGCGCGGGACAACAGCATCAGAAGAGACCCCATGA
- a CDS encoding helix-turn-helix domain-containing protein, producing MSDGQTAPTRTWTPNWASPPGDTIADLLDERRWTQADFAARTGFTVQHLNDLITGHAPITAETAAGLDRVLGGTVEFWLTREEQYRAALGRLNDPSRLRGCVQYAGPPLTTQDLCAPVDDPDN from the coding sequence ATGAGTGATGGGCAGACAGCGCCAACGCGGACCTGGACGCCGAATTGGGCCTCACCGCCCGGCGACACCATCGCCGATCTGCTGGACGAACGGCGTTGGACCCAAGCCGATTTCGCCGCGCGGACCGGCTTCACCGTTCAGCACCTCAACGACCTGATCACGGGCCACGCCCCGATCACCGCCGAGACCGCCGCTGGCCTGGATCGCGTCCTCGGCGGCACGGTCGAATTCTGGCTCACCCGTGAGGAGCAGTATCGCGCCGCGTTGGGGCGCCTGAATGACCCAAGCCGCTTACGGGGATGCGTTCAGTATGCTGGCCCGCCGTTAACCACGCAGGATCTCTGCGCGCCGGTTGACGACCCTGACAATTGA
- a CDS encoding DUF4926 domain-containing protein, whose product MIELDSLEYGLTAGDPGTVVMIHAGGEGFEVEFVTLDGETLAVASLSAAQVRPVARHEIAHARPLAASPG is encoded by the coding sequence TTGATCGAGTTGGATTCGTTGGAATACGGATTGACGGCGGGCGATCCTGGAACGGTCGTGATGATTCACGCGGGCGGCGAAGGCTTCGAGGTCGAATTCGTCACCCTGGATGGAGAAACCCTGGCGGTGGCCAGTCTCTCGGCGGCGCAAGTCAGGCCAGTCGCGCGCCATGAAATCGCGCATGCTCGCCCGCTTGCCGCTTCACCGGGGTGA